One Ignavibacterium album JCM 16511 genomic region harbors:
- the mfd gene encoding transcription-repair coupling factor, whose protein sequence is MSEQKETISIQAVEKIVNALKSVSQEINVSPLHGSSRAIVVSEIKKLSRQVIVLVPEIKVVDETFVELSLINPKQNLIVIKDFDLESVQGKLSDILKSEDFILISTYQLLNLGLPTKEKINKTSTKITVGGEITYTELIEYLNLINYTRDKFVEAPGYFSVRGSIIDFWSYSEKNPTRLEFDGDFIESIRYFDPESQRSTAKIEETTLSASINDIKDEEFTTIFSYLNNPLVFATEQDLSNLNKAVEKFITVEEYSDDIDFDDELSEIKSSEQKEHLNVDNTYHKVKFELQNTSAKWIIEKNFSSPERIELGIIPAPSIHSNFELLFNTIKEFSNKKFNVIVTSENELQTERLKDLFIEYNEELSLLIEKKDVEIITLPIKEGFISAEDKILVLTDYQIFNKPYRTKIPSVKRIKKSKAATLGSIKKGDFVVHEDYGIGKYAGLETIKIGDAQQESMKILYAEGGVVYVNLNYLSLVKKYSAGDSEGKLQPTLSKLGTPEWQNTKARAKRKIKEAARELIELYARRKASKGFSFSDDTIWQKELEASFFYEDTPDQARATEEIKQDMQSENPMDRLVCGDVGFGKTEVAVRAAFKAVQDGKQVAVLVPTTILAEQHFNTFSDRLSQFPVRIAVLSRFQSKAKQKEIVQLLEEGKIDIIIGTHRLLSKDVKFKDLGLLIIDEEHRFGVTAKEKLRQIRVNIDTLTLTATPIPRTLNLSLLGARDLSIIATPPPNRQPIYTSVSVFNIQKIREWILREVSRNGQVYFVHDRVQSIGKLAEYLQRNIPEIKIGIAHGQLTPSKLEEVIHNFLNKKFDVLISTKIIESGIDIPNVNTIIVNRADRFGLAELHQLRGRVGRSDRQAYAYFIVPSLTGITKKALRRLQAIEEFTEIGSGFNLSMRDLEIRGAGNLLGKEQTGFIDEIGFDLYIKLINEAVEELKYEEFKEVFKSLPKPKERTEPTIDTYFEIGIPEEYMPDQSERLNFYTTLYSVQSQQEIDDLKEEMTDRFGDYPEIVNRLIKTATLRFYASYALFDWIVIQRKNISIILPKGDKEDYYEVRFIELMRFILDEYKNEYKFVQQKDVMKLVKENKSVKPEDVLNELIDFSKRVIKLFGNEIGEEVSNSVYEK, encoded by the coding sequence ATGAGTGAACAGAAAGAAACGATTTCAATTCAGGCGGTTGAAAAAATTGTCAATGCTCTTAAATCAGTTTCTCAGGAAATCAATGTCAGTCCGTTGCATGGATCATCCAGAGCTATTGTTGTTTCGGAAATAAAAAAGTTATCTCGACAGGTTATTGTTCTCGTTCCGGAAATTAAAGTTGTTGATGAAACTTTTGTTGAACTGTCACTTATCAACCCAAAGCAGAATTTAATCGTAATCAAAGACTTCGATTTAGAGTCAGTTCAGGGAAAATTGTCTGATATTCTCAAATCTGAAGACTTCATACTTATATCGACCTATCAACTTCTTAATCTTGGCCTTCCGACAAAAGAAAAAATAAATAAAACATCGACTAAAATTACTGTTGGCGGAGAAATTACTTATACTGAGCTGATTGAGTATCTGAACCTGATAAATTATACTCGTGATAAATTTGTAGAAGCTCCGGGATATTTTTCGGTTCGGGGTTCAATAATTGATTTCTGGTCATATTCAGAAAAAAATCCAACAAGATTGGAATTTGATGGTGACTTTATAGAATCAATCAGATATTTCGATCCCGAATCGCAACGATCAACAGCCAAAATAGAAGAAACAACCTTATCCGCATCGATTAATGATATAAAAGATGAAGAGTTTACAACGATTTTTTCTTATTTGAATAATCCTCTTGTTTTTGCTACTGAGCAGGATTTGTCAAACCTTAATAAAGCAGTTGAAAAATTTATAACAGTGGAAGAGTATTCAGATGATATAGATTTTGATGATGAACTTTCCGAAATAAAATCTTCAGAACAAAAGGAGCATCTCAATGTTGATAACACATATCATAAAGTTAAATTTGAATTGCAAAATACTTCTGCAAAATGGATAATCGAAAAGAATTTTTCATCACCGGAAAGAATAGAACTTGGAATAATACCTGCACCATCAATTCATTCTAATTTTGAATTACTCTTTAATACAATTAAGGAATTTTCGAATAAAAAATTTAATGTGATAGTAACTTCTGAAAATGAGCTGCAAACCGAAAGATTAAAGGATTTGTTCATTGAATACAATGAAGAATTATCTTTACTAATTGAGAAAAAAGATGTTGAAATCATCACGCTTCCGATAAAGGAAGGATTTATTTCAGCAGAAGATAAAATTTTAGTATTAACTGATTATCAGATTTTTAATAAACCATACCGAACAAAAATTCCAAGTGTAAAGAGAATAAAGAAATCTAAGGCAGCAACTCTTGGCTCTATAAAGAAAGGTGATTTTGTTGTTCACGAAGATTATGGAATTGGAAAGTACGCCGGACTTGAAACAATCAAGATAGGTGATGCACAACAGGAATCAATGAAGATTTTATATGCTGAAGGTGGTGTTGTTTATGTTAATCTGAACTATCTCTCGTTGGTAAAAAAATATTCTGCAGGCGATTCAGAAGGGAAGTTGCAGCCAACTCTTTCGAAACTTGGTACACCAGAATGGCAGAATACAAAAGCACGTGCAAAGAGAAAAATTAAAGAAGCAGCAAGAGAACTGATTGAACTTTATGCAAGAAGAAAAGCCTCAAAAGGATTTTCTTTCAGTGATGATACAATATGGCAGAAAGAACTTGAAGCATCCTTCTTTTATGAAGACACACCCGATCAGGCAAGAGCTACCGAAGAAATTAAACAGGATATGCAAAGCGAAAATCCAATGGATAGACTTGTTTGTGGTGATGTAGGTTTTGGTAAAACTGAAGTTGCGGTGCGCGCTGCATTCAAAGCTGTGCAGGACGGCAAGCAGGTTGCCGTTTTAGTTCCAACTACAATTTTAGCCGAACAGCATTTTAATACTTTTTCGGACCGCTTATCTCAGTTTCCGGTTAGAATTGCTGTGCTATCGAGATTTCAGTCGAAAGCAAAACAGAAAGAAATAGTACAACTGCTTGAAGAAGGAAAGATTGATATAATCATTGGAACACATCGCCTTCTTTCAAAAGATGTAAAATTTAAAGATCTCGGATTGCTTATCATTGATGAAGAACATCGGTTTGGTGTCACGGCTAAAGAAAAACTCAGACAGATAAGAGTAAACATTGATACACTTACTTTAACAGCCACACCTATTCCAAGAACACTTAATCTTTCTTTGCTTGGTGCAAGAGATTTATCAATTATTGCAACACCACCACCGAATCGCCAACCAATTTATACAAGCGTCTCCGTGTTTAATATTCAGAAAATAAGAGAATGGATACTTCGAGAAGTAAGCAGAAATGGTCAGGTTTATTTTGTACACGACAGAGTGCAGTCAATAGGAAAACTAGCAGAATATCTTCAAAGAAATATTCCTGAAATAAAAATCGGAATCGCACACGGACAACTGACGCCTTCAAAACTTGAAGAAGTTATTCACAATTTTCTTAATAAAAAGTTCGATGTACTTATTTCAACAAAAATTATTGAATCAGGAATTGATATTCCGAATGTGAACACGATAATTGTAAACCGTGCTGATAGATTTGGTCTTGCAGAGCTTCATCAGTTGAGAGGAAGAGTCGGACGAAGCGATCGACAAGCTTATGCATATTTTATCGTTCCTTCTTTAACAGGAATAACTAAGAAGGCATTAAGAAGACTTCAGGCAATTGAGGAATTTACAGAAATAGGTTCGGGTTTTAATCTTTCTATGCGGGATCTAGAAATAAGAGGCGCAGGAAATTTACTCGGAAAAGAGCAAACAGGTTTTATCGATGAAATAGGATTTGATTTATATATCAAACTTATAAATGAAGCAGTTGAAGAATTGAAATACGAAGAATTCAAAGAAGTGTTCAAATCACTTCCGAAACCAAAGGAAAGAACAGAACCCACAATTGATACTTACTTTGAGATTGGAATTCCGGAAGAATATATGCCTGACCAAAGCGAAAGATTAAACTTCTATACGACATTATATTCAGTTCAATCGCAGCAGGAAATTGATGATTTGAAAGAAGAAATGACAGATCGTTTTGGTGATTATCCTGAAATTGTAAATAGGCTTATAAAAACAGCGACTCTAAGATTTTATGCATCTTATGCTTTGTTTGATTGGATTGTTATACAAAGAAAAAATATTAGTATAATTCTTCCAAAAGGTGATAAGGAAGATTATTATGAAGTTAGATTTATTGAGCTTATGAGATTTATTCTTGATGAATATAAGAATGAATATAAATTTGTGCAACAAAAAGATGTGATGAAACTTGTGAAAGAAAACAAATCAGTAAAACCAGAAGATGTGTTGAATGAATTGATTGATTTTAGTAAAAGAGTAATTAAACTTTTCGGGAATGAGATCGGTGAAGAGGTAAGTAATAGTGTTTATGAAAAATAA
- a CDS encoding Dabb family protein, giving the protein MIKHIVMWRLNDSAYGRSKSENAVKLKNKLLAMKGKVNGLINIEVGFDFSNEKDSCDVVLYSEFEGKQALKEYQLHPDHEEIKRWLSEVRYERRVVDYEI; this is encoded by the coding sequence ATGATTAAACATATTGTAATGTGGCGCTTAAATGATTCAGCATATGGAAGATCAAAATCAGAGAATGCTGTTAAATTGAAAAATAAACTTCTTGCAATGAAAGGAAAGGTTAATGGTTTGATCAATATTGAAGTTGGTTTCGATTTTAGCAACGAAAAAGATTCCTGCGATGTTGTGCTTTATTCTGAGTTTGAAGGCAAACAGGCATTGAAAGAATATCAGCTTCATCCTGATCACGAAGAAATAAAAAGGTGGCTTTCTGAAGTAAGATATGAAAGAAGAGTTGTTGATTATGAGATATAG
- the crcB gene encoding fluoride efflux transporter CrcB has translation MILNYFYVMAGAALGGLLRYVVADLVQRNSKIIFPFGTLTVNILGSFLLGLIIFFLGEREIISPELRLFLTVGICGGFTTFSTFSYETLALIQSAEFLQAAYNILLNVILSVAAVYLAYLLSKIL, from the coding sequence ATGATACTCAATTACTTTTATGTTATGGCAGGAGCAGCTTTGGGAGGTTTGCTTCGTTATGTTGTTGCAGATCTGGTTCAGAGAAATTCAAAAATAATTTTTCCGTTTGGAACTCTTACTGTAAACATACTTGGAAGCTTTTTGCTTGGACTTATCATATTCTTTCTTGGTGAAAGAGAAATTATTTCACCGGAACTGAGATTGTTCTTAACGGTAGGAATCTGCGGAGGATTTACAACCTTCTCAACTTTTTCTTACGAAACTTTGGCTTTGATTCAAAGTGCTGAATTTCTTCAGGCAGCATATAACATTTTGCTGAATGTTATTCTTTCAGTTGCAGCAGTTTACCTGGCATATCTATTATCAAAAATTTTATAG
- a CDS encoding DUF190 domain-containing protein codes for MFQTGEAKLLRIFIGESDKIKGMPAYEKIVMLAREKGLAGATVTKGIMGFGKKSIIHTAKILRLSEDLPMIIEIVDKLDKVEDFITELHKILDESNCSAMLTMEKVEVRKYGQ; via the coding sequence ATGTTTCAGACAGGAGAAGCAAAACTTTTAAGAATTTTTATCGGCGAGAGCGATAAGATAAAAGGAATGCCTGCTTATGAGAAGATTGTAATGCTTGCGAGAGAAAAAGGTCTTGCAGGTGCAACGGTTACAAAAGGTATAATGGGATTTGGAAAGAAAAGCATTATTCACACAGCAAAGATTTTAAGATTATCAGAAGACCTGCCGATGATAATTGAAATTGTTGATAAGCTTGATAAGGTAGAAGATTTTATTACCGAGTTACACAAAATTCTCGATGAATCCAATTGCAGCGCAATGCTCACTATGGAAAAAGTTGAAGTAAGAAAATACGGACAATAG
- a CDS encoding multiheme c-type cytochrome, whose protein sequence is MKKVLLALICLLFISGTILPQPKGKIVVEPVTPHRLEALGLTGVTNSVSNGLNVIAKETYVYLSAKNVGNTEPITSATFTLPTKPGGSTATLQPVPGQPLWTMLKPDVNGQYIVALNIVTASGSHDTTITIYSSNYMGVGNFDGVTGQFPSCTSCHSSSAWFTPIYDNWKNSPHAQMFKTMITTGPAYYSTACMKCHTTGYDHNNAANNNGFDDVALTLGWTWYGPPHPTKWDSLKTGFPGLVKFATIGCENCHGAAGSHPSNLPGDAIKGNITQSDMLLANSGNCGQCHDEPWRHNRYAQWENSLHSEALWSSSFAQGSSSQNNNLQNCIRCHDGRGFVNFTKGQTTNTTGWTEAKHTMIGCATCHDPHGNGNEYALRPTPVGSDTLGNGYSYTGIGGKGNLCMNCHKARRDNVTYTQTQVTSQHWGPHHSVQSDVFLGQNAAQFTSPYLSGSHKFAVSDACVTCHMVATVDTGNVNRDKVGQHSFKLYNPDTGYEHTAACTPCHGTISGWNDFMALTDYDGDGTVESIPNELEGLLQVIRILLPPTGIDSISWQMIRDMNDLTVRKAYWNYQLIDSDGSKGMHNSKFSFDVLLKTKVALGQVIPVELTSFTSEVRNGKVVLLWETASETNNDGFEVERKAGSNWVKIGFVKGNGTTSEISRYSFTDNPKINGLSGTVSYRLRQVDLNGNATYTRELKVNLGDVVDKYSLAQNYPNPFNPSTTIKFSLPYDSNVKLTVYNINGEIVKELVDGLYTMGEHEVQFNMSDVRGSASGIYLYNIKATSVDGSKTFNQTKKMVLIK, encoded by the coding sequence ATGAAAAAAGTACTACTAGCACTTATTTGTTTGCTTTTTATAAGCGGAACAATTCTTCCTCAACCAAAAGGAAAGATTGTTGTCGAACCCGTTACACCACATCGCCTCGAAGCACTTGGCTTAACTGGCGTAACAAACTCTGTTTCTAATGGATTGAATGTTATCGCGAAAGAAACCTATGTTTATCTTTCAGCAAAAAATGTAGGCAATACAGAGCCGATAACATCAGCAACATTCACATTACCAACAAAACCAGGTGGTTCCACCGCTACTCTTCAGCCAGTGCCAGGGCAGCCGCTTTGGACAATGCTAAAACCTGATGTAAATGGACAGTACATTGTTGCACTGAATATCGTAACTGCAAGCGGTTCTCACGATACAACCATCACGATTTATTCATCCAACTATATGGGTGTTGGAAATTTTGATGGTGTAACAGGACAATTCCCCAGCTGTACAAGCTGTCATAGTTCTTCAGCATGGTTCACTCCAATTTATGATAATTGGAAGAACTCACCACATGCTCAGATGTTCAAAACAATGATTACAACCGGTCCGGCCTATTATTCTACTGCTTGTATGAAGTGCCACACAACCGGTTATGATCATAACAACGCAGCTAATAACAATGGCTTTGATGATGTAGCCCTTACTCTTGGATGGACATGGTATGGACCACCACATCCAACCAAATGGGATTCCTTAAAAACAGGTTTTCCGGGACTTGTTAAGTTTGCAACCATCGGTTGTGAAAATTGTCACGGTGCTGCAGGTTCACATCCATCAAATCTTCCCGGTGATGCGATCAAAGGAAACATTACGCAAAGCGATATGTTGTTAGCTAATTCTGGTAATTGCGGACAATGCCACGATGAACCGTGGAGACATAACAGATATGCTCAGTGGGAAAACTCATTGCACAGCGAAGCTTTGTGGTCAAGCTCATTTGCTCAGGGCTCCTCTTCGCAAAACAACAATTTACAAAACTGTATCCGTTGCCACGATGGAAGAGGATTTGTTAACTTCACAAAAGGACAAACTACAAATACTACCGGATGGACAGAAGCCAAACACACAATGATTGGTTGTGCAACTTGTCATGATCCTCACGGAAACGGCAATGAATATGCCTTAAGACCTACTCCTGTTGGTTCAGATACCTTAGGTAATGGTTACAGTTATACTGGTATTGGCGGTAAAGGTAATCTCTGTATGAATTGCCACAAAGCGAGAAGAGATAATGTTACATACACACAAACACAGGTTACTTCTCAGCACTGGGGACCACATCATTCTGTTCAGTCAGATGTATTCCTCGGACAAAATGCTGCTCAGTTTACTTCACCGTATTTAAGTGGTTCGCACAAGTTTGCAGTTTCCGATGCTTGCGTAACTTGTCATATGGTTGCTACTGTTGATACAGGAAATGTAAACAGAGATAAAGTTGGTCAACATTCATTCAAACTTTATAATCCGGATACAGGTTATGAACACACAGCAGCCTGCACACCTTGCCACGGTACAATTAGTGGCTGGAATGATTTTATGGCATTAACTGATTATGATGGCGATGGTACTGTTGAAAGCATTCCAAATGAATTAGAAGGATTGTTACAAGTAATAAGAATCTTATTACCACCAACCGGAATAGACTCAATTTCCTGGCAGATGATTCGTGATATGAATGATCTTACAGTAAGAAAAGCATACTGGAACTACCAACTAATTGATAGTGATGGTAGTAAAGGAATGCACAACTCCAAATTTTCCTTTGATGTTCTCTTAAAGACCAAAGTTGCACTTGGTCAGGTAATTCCTGTTGAGCTTACTTCATTTACCTCAGAAGTCAGAAATGGAAAAGTTGTTCTGTTGTGGGAAACTGCGTCTGAAACCAATAACGATGGATTTGAAGTTGAAAGAAAAGCTGGTAGTAATTGGGTAAAGATAGGATTTGTTAAAGGAAACGGAACAACATCGGAAATCTCAAGATATTCATTTACAGATAATCCAAAAATAAACGGTTTAAGCGGAACAGTTTCTTACAGACTTCGTCAGGTTGATTTGAACGGAAATGCAACCTACACAAGAGAACTAAAAGTTAACCTTGGTGATGTTGTTGATAAATATTCTCTTGCTCAGAACTATCCGAATCCGTTCAATCCATCAACAACTATTAAGTTTTCATTGCCATATGACAGCAATGTTAAACTGACAGTTTATAACATCAACGGTGAGATTGTTAAAGAATTAGTTGACGGGCTTTATACTATGGGCGAACACGAAGTTCAGTTCAATATGAGCGATGTTAGAGGAAGTGCTTCAGGTATTTATCTCTACAATATTAAAGCAACTTCAGTTGATGGAAGTAAGACTTTCAACCAGACAAAGAAGATGGTATTGATTAAGTAA
- a CDS encoding HAD family hydrolase, producing MTKIKHTCFDLDGTLIKSAKTIYNTTIHTLNQLGIQYDLPESEFNQMIGQHFLEIFKHFEIIVPDFEYFIKIYKENYFDFINDSELYDGVEEALSYLHNNNIKISLLTTKAQDQAEKIITHFNLNKYFDLIMGRRDGIPHKPAPEPLLMICNDLDIKTSETIMIGDTELDILCGKNAGSKTCAATFGYREVEILKSYNPDYLINSLSEINLILS from the coding sequence ATGACAAAAATTAAGCATACTTGTTTTGATCTTGATGGTACTTTAATTAAGTCCGCAAAAACAATTTATAATACTACAATTCACACCCTTAATCAATTGGGCATTCAATACGATTTACCCGAAAGTGAATTTAATCAAATGATTGGTCAACATTTTCTTGAAATATTCAAACACTTTGAAATAATTGTTCCTGATTTTGAGTACTTTATAAAAATTTATAAAGAAAATTATTTCGACTTTATAAATGACTCAGAATTATATGATGGTGTTGAGGAAGCTCTTTCTTACTTACATAACAACAATATTAAAATTTCCTTGTTAACAACTAAAGCCCAAGATCAGGCAGAAAAAATTATCACACACTTTAATCTCAACAAATATTTTGATTTAATAATGGGAAGAAGAGACGGTATTCCACATAAACCGGCACCTGAACCTTTGCTTATGATTTGTAATGACTTGGATATAAAAACATCCGAAACAATTATGATCGGTGATACAGAACTTGATATTCTTTGCGGAAAAAATGCCGGCTCAAAAACCTGTGCAGCGACTTTTGGATACCGAGAGGTTGAAATATTAAAATCTTATAATCCTGATTATCTTATCAACTCGTTATCAGAAATCAATCTGATTTTAAGTTAA
- a CDS encoding YpdA family putative bacillithiol disulfide reductase: MKLNTIIIGSGPIGLTCGIEAVKRNISYLIIEKGCIVNSVFNYPVNMTFFSTSDRLEIGGVPFVSHGDKPTRREALEYYRRVVDAWKLKINTYEKVLSIIRHENHFVVITNKTKYESENVIISTGFFDYPNLLNVPGEELPKVFHYFKEAHPYAYKRVAVIGAGNSAVDVALETFRRGAEATMIIREDKLKESVKYWVKPDIENRIKEGSIKAYFNSTVKEIKEEEIIINSPDGIKFIPNDFVFAMTGYHPDYDFLSQAGIKFTSDENKVPVFNPETFETNVKGLFLAGVVCGGMETNKWFIENSRDHTEKIFNYITSKKS; the protein is encoded by the coding sequence ATGAAATTAAATACAATCATAATTGGTTCTGGACCAATTGGCCTAACATGCGGAATCGAAGCAGTCAAAAGAAATATTTCTTATCTGATTATCGAAAAAGGTTGTATTGTCAATTCGGTTTTTAATTATCCTGTTAATATGACTTTCTTTTCAACTTCCGACAGACTTGAAATCGGCGGAGTTCCTTTTGTTTCGCACGGTGATAAACCAACACGAAGAGAGGCACTAGAATATTACAGAAGAGTTGTTGATGCATGGAAATTGAAAATTAATACTTATGAAAAAGTTTTATCTATAATCAGACACGAAAATCATTTTGTAGTAATCACAAACAAAACAAAATATGAATCGGAAAATGTAATTATCTCAACAGGATTTTTTGATTATCCAAATCTGCTTAATGTCCCGGGAGAAGAATTACCAAAGGTCTTCCACTATTTCAAAGAAGCGCATCCATATGCTTATAAAAGAGTTGCAGTAATTGGTGCCGGAAACTCTGCAGTTGATGTTGCACTTGAAACATTTCGACGCGGTGCCGAAGCAACTATGATTATTCGTGAAGATAAACTAAAGGAGAGTGTTAAATATTGGGTTAAGCCGGATATTGAAAACAGAATTAAGGAAGGGTCAATAAAAGCTTACTTCAATTCAACTGTTAAGGAAATAAAAGAAGAAGAAATAATTATTAATTCCCCCGATGGTATTAAATTTATCCCAAATGATTTTGTATTTGCAATGACAGGATATCATCCCGATTATGATTTTCTGTCTCAAGCCGGAATTAAATTCACATCAGATGAAAATAAAGTTCCGGTTTTTAATCCGGAGACTTTTGAAACAAATGTGAAAGGATTATTTCTTGCGGGAGTTGTTTGCGGTGGAATGGAAACAAATAAATGGTTTATAGAAAATTCAAGAGATCATACAGAGAAGATTTTTAACTATATCACAAGTAAAAAATCATAG
- a CDS encoding class I fructose-bisphosphate aldolase has translation MIDKIKELLGSEADSLLNYKAKFPKEKLHLPGPDFVDRIFAPSDRNINVLRNLQWIFNTGRLAGTGYLSILPVDQGIEHSAGASFAPNPDYFDPENIVKLAIEGGCNAVASTLGVLGMTARKYAHKIPFIVKINHNELLTYPNKYDQIMFAGVRQAYDMGAAAVGATIYFGSEESTRQIQEVSDAFAYAHELGMATILWCYLRNSAFKTKEKDYHVSADLTGQANHLGVTIEADIIKQKLPENNGGFTALNFGKTHKKVYSDLTSDHPIDLTRYQVINNYMGRAGLINSGGASGENDFAEAARTAVINKRAGGMGLISGRKAFQRPMEDGVKLLNLIQDVYLTKEVTIA, from the coding sequence ATGATAGACAAAATTAAAGAACTACTTGGAAGCGAAGCTGATTCACTGCTCAATTACAAAGCAAAATTTCCAAAAGAAAAACTTCATCTGCCGGGACCAGATTTTGTTGACAGAATTTTTGCACCGTCAGATAGAAACATAAATGTGTTAAGAAATCTTCAGTGGATTTTTAATACTGGAAGATTAGCAGGCACAGGTTATCTTTCAATTCTTCCCGTTGATCAGGGAATTGAACACAGTGCAGGTGCTTCATTCGCACCAAATCCCGATTACTTCGATCCGGAGAACATTGTTAAACTTGCAATCGAAGGCGGATGTAATGCAGTTGCTTCAACGCTTGGTGTGCTAGGTATGACTGCAAGAAAGTATGCTCATAAAATTCCTTTCATAGTAAAGATAAATCATAACGAATTGCTCACCTATCCAAACAAATATGATCAGATAATGTTTGCAGGAGTAAGACAAGCTTATGATATGGGTGCTGCTGCTGTTGGTGCAACAATCTATTTCGGTTCAGAAGAAAGCACCAGACAGATTCAGGAAGTTAGCGATGCTTTTGCTTATGCGCACGAACTTGGAATGGCAACAATACTCTGGTGCTATCTGAGAAATTCTGCTTTCAAAACAAAAGAAAAAGATTATCATGTTTCTGCTGATTTAACCGGACAGGCAAATCATCTCGGCGTAACCATTGAAGCAGATATAATCAAACAAAAACTACCCGAAAATAACGGTGGATTCACTGCCTTGAATTTCGGTAAAACCCACAAAAAAGTTTACTCTGATTTAACATCAGATCATCCGATTGATTTAACAAGATATCAGGTAATCAACAATTATATGGGTCGCGCAGGATTGATTAACAGTGGTGGTGCCAGTGGTGAAAATGATTTTGCAGAAGCAGCAAGAACCGCAGTTATCAATAAGCGTGCTGGTGGAATGGGATTAATCTCGGGAAGGAAAGCTTTCCAGAGACCGATGGAAGATGGTGTAAAACTTCTTAATCTCATTCAGGATGTTTACCTTACAAAAGAAGTTACGATAGCTTAA
- a CDS encoding acyl-CoA dehydrogenase family protein, with the protein MFEFKFSDEQNMLRETVRDFTNNEIKPIASKIDQEGMIPKELIRKMAELGFLGISFPEEYGGGGFGEVGYCIMQEEIARGCMSTATFIGAHQSIGTNALFIGGTEEQKKKFIPPLAAGEKIAAFGLTEAQAGSDSFHLKTHAEVDGDEWVINGEKLWITNGGIADIISLFARTEKGITLFAVETDRPGFKAGPPEKKMGIRGSVTNALSFENVRVPKENLIGQEGRGFIYAMKTLDAGRLGLGAACLGVSKELLELSTKYAKERIQFDHPIAQFQAIQFMLAEMAVMIYNMESIVYRTAVDYDLHKDISRQSAMVKYYCSESLDKIVDYAVQIHGGMGYSQELPIERIYRDSRINRIFEGTNEIQKGIIARDIIKKSGRL; encoded by the coding sequence ATGTTTGAATTCAAATTCAGCGATGAGCAGAATATGCTCAGAGAAACCGTCCGCGATTTTACCAACAACGAAATAAAACCTATTGCTTCAAAGATTGATCAGGAAGGAATGATTCCAAAAGAACTGATTCGCAAAATGGCAGAGTTAGGATTTTTGGGAATTTCATTTCCTGAAGAGTATGGCGGCGGCGGATTTGGTGAAGTCGGTTACTGCATTATGCAAGAAGAGATTGCGCGTGGTTGTATGTCAACAGCAACTTTCATTGGTGCACATCAATCAATTGGTACAAATGCACTGTTCATCGGTGGAACAGAAGAACAGAAGAAAAAATTTATACCTCCACTTGCTGCAGGTGAAAAGATTGCAGCATTCGGATTAACGGAAGCTCAAGCAGGCTCCGATTCTTTTCATCTTAAAACTCATGCAGAAGTTGACGGAGACGAATGGGTTATCAATGGAGAAAAATTGTGGATTACGAATGGTGGCATTGCAGATATCATCTCTTTATTTGCACGAACTGAAAAAGGAATTACACTTTTTGCAGTTGAGACAGACAGACCTGGATTTAAAGCTGGACCACCTGAAAAGAAAATGGGTATTAGAGGCAGCGTAACAAATGCACTTAGTTTTGAAAATGTTCGTGTACCTAAAGAGAATTTAATCGGGCAGGAAGGTCGTGGTTTTATTTATGCAATGAAGACGCTTGATGCCGGCAGACTTGGTTTGGGTGCTGCTTGTCTTGGTGTTTCCAAAGAGCTTTTAGAACTTTCGACAAAATATGCAAAGGAAAGAATTCAGTTTGATCATCCGATTGCACAATTTCAGGCAATACAATTTATGCTGGCTGAAATGGCAGTAATGATTTACAATATGGAAAGCATTGTTTATCGCACCGCAGTTGATTATGATTTACACAAAGACATTTCGAGACAATCGGCAATGGTTAAATATTACTGCTCTGAGTCGCTTGATAAAATTGTTGATTATGCTGTTCAGATTCACGGAGGAATGGGTTATTCTCAGGAACTTCCGATAGAAAGGATTTACAGAGATTCCCGTATCAACAGGATATTTGAAGGAACAAATGAAATCCAAAAGGGAATTATCGCCCGTGATATAATAAAGAAAAGCGGAAGATTATAA